A stretch of Ferribacterium limneticum DNA encodes these proteins:
- a CDS encoding NuoB/complex I 20 kDa subunit family protein: MAIEGVLQEGFVTTSADKLINYMRTGSLWPMTFGLACCAVEMIHAGVSRYDLDRFGVVFRPSPRQSDVMIVAGTLTNKMAPALRKVYDQMAEPRWVISMGSCANGGGYYHYSYSVVRGCDRIVPVDIYVPGCPPTAEALIYGIIQLQNKIRRTNTIAR, encoded by the coding sequence ATGGCTATTGAAGGCGTTCTCCAGGAAGGTTTTGTCACCACTTCGGCAGACAAGCTGATTAATTACATGCGAACCGGGTCTTTGTGGCCCATGACCTTTGGTTTGGCGTGTTGTGCGGTCGAAATGATTCATGCTGGTGTTTCCCGCTATGATCTGGATCGTTTTGGTGTTGTTTTCCGCCCGAGTCCGCGCCAGTCCGATGTAATGATCGTCGCTGGTACGCTGACCAACAAGATGGCGCCGGCTCTGCGCAAGGTTTACGACCAAATGGCCGAGCCGCGCTGGGTGATTTCCATGGGGTCCTGTGCTAACGGCGGCGGCTATTACCACTACTCGTACTCTGTTGTGCGCGGCTGTGACCGCATCGTTCCAGTTGATATCTATGTTCCGGGCTGCCCCCCGACTGCTGAGGCGTTGATCTACGGGATCATTCAGTTGCAGAACAAGATTCGTCGTACCAATACCATTGCTCGTTAA
- a CDS encoding NADH-quinone oxidoreductase subunit C gives MSAKLETLSQNLQEHFGDKLKSLKLALGEVTIEVAAADYLGVMAALRNETAFGFEEMIDLCGVDYSTYGDGAWQGERFAVVVHLLSIAHNWRLRVRVFAEDESFPSVASITGVWTSANWFEREAFDLYGIAFVGHDDLRRILTDYGFIGHPFRKDFPISGHVEMRYDPDQARVIYQPVTIEPRENTPRIVREDTFGDTAHG, from the coding sequence ATGTCTGCCAAGCTGGAAACGCTTAGTCAAAACCTGCAGGAGCATTTCGGCGACAAGCTCAAGTCTCTGAAGCTCGCGCTGGGTGAAGTAACCATCGAAGTCGCCGCGGCCGACTACCTTGGCGTGATGGCTGCATTGCGCAACGAGACGGCTTTCGGTTTCGAAGAGATGATCGATCTTTGCGGCGTCGATTATTCGACTTATGGTGATGGGGCGTGGCAGGGCGAGCGTTTCGCCGTTGTTGTCCATCTCCTGTCCATAGCGCATAACTGGCGTCTGCGTGTTCGCGTCTTTGCTGAAGATGAGAGCTTTCCGTCGGTTGCTTCAATTACCGGCGTGTGGACCAGTGCCAACTGGTTCGAGCGCGAGGCCTTTGATCTCTACGGTATTGCCTTTGTTGGTCATGACGACCTGCGCCGTATCCTGACCGACTACGGTTTCATTGGGCACCCGTTCCGCAAGGACTTCCCGATTTCCGGTCACGTCGAGATGCGTTACGACCCCGATCAGGCTCGTGTGATCTATCAACCGGTCACCATCGAGCCGCGCGAAAACACCCCGCGCATTGTGCGCGAAGACACTTTCGGGGATACCGCTCATGGCTGA
- the nuoF gene encoding NADH-quinone oxidoreductase subunit NuoF, translating into MAMLGSINGVLMEGLDGDNTWHLKDYVARGGYAQLKRILESKMTQEDVISEVKKSVLRGRGGAGFPTGLKWSFMPRSFPGDKYVVCNTDEGEPGTFKDRDIMRFNPHSVIEGMAIAAYAMGANRGYNYVHGEVWQEYKRFEEALDEARAAGFIGQNILGSGFDFELFAHHGYGAYICGEETALLESIEGKKGQPRFKPPFPASFGLYGKPTTINNTETFAAIPFILKMGGEEFLNLGKPNNGGTKLFSVSGHVNRPGNYEIPLGTPFSTLLEMCGGMRGGRKLKAVIPGGSSAPVMPGEVIMDCTMDYDSISKGGSMLGSGAVIVMDETVCMVKALERLSFFYYEESCGQCTPCREGTAWMYKVVHRIENGLGKPEDLDLLNSVLGNIAGRTICALGDAAAFPVQSFIKHFGKEFEYHIENKTCLVPKDVQWAGSGFHKIPA; encoded by the coding sequence ATGGCCATGCTTGGTTCGATCAACGGTGTCCTGATGGAAGGCCTGGATGGCGACAATACCTGGCACCTCAAGGATTACGTGGCGCGTGGTGGCTATGCGCAGTTGAAGCGCATCCTGGAAAGCAAGATGACCCAGGAAGACGTCATCAGCGAAGTCAAAAAATCGGTATTGCGAGGTCGTGGCGGCGCCGGCTTTCCGACTGGCCTGAAGTGGTCCTTCATGCCACGCTCCTTCCCAGGTGACAAGTACGTAGTCTGCAATACCGACGAAGGTGAACCGGGGACCTTCAAGGACCGCGACATCATGCGCTTCAACCCGCATTCCGTCATCGAAGGCATGGCGATCGCCGCCTACGCGATGGGCGCCAATCGCGGCTATAACTATGTGCACGGCGAAGTCTGGCAAGAATACAAGCGTTTTGAAGAGGCGCTGGATGAGGCACGTGCTGCTGGATTCATCGGCCAGAACATTCTCGGTTCGGGATTTGATTTCGAACTCTTCGCGCACCATGGCTACGGTGCCTATATCTGTGGCGAAGAAACCGCGTTGCTTGAGTCCATCGAAGGCAAAAAGGGCCAGCCGCGCTTCAAGCCGCCGTTCCCGGCATCCTTCGGTCTGTACGGCAAGCCGACAACGATCAATAATACCGAAACCTTTGCTGCCATTCCCTTCATTCTGAAGATGGGTGGCGAAGAGTTCCTGAATCTGGGCAAGCCGAACAATGGCGGTACCAAGCTGTTCTCGGTTTCCGGCCACGTCAATCGCCCAGGCAACTACGAAATTCCGCTCGGTACCCCCTTTTCGACCCTGCTCGAAATGTGCGGCGGGATGCGTGGCGGGCGCAAGTTGAAGGCGGTCATTCCTGGCGGTTCGTCAGCCCCGGTCATGCCGGGCGAAGTGATCATGGATTGCACCATGGACTACGACTCGATCAGCAAGGGCGGTTCGATGCTCGGTTCCGGTGCGGTCATCGTGATGGATGAAACGGTCTGCATGGTCAAGGCGCTTGAGCGTCTGTCCTTCTTCTATTACGAAGAGTCCTGTGGCCAATGTACCCCCTGCCGCGAAGGTACGGCCTGGATGTACAAGGTCGTGCATCGCATCGAGAACGGTCTCGGCAAGCCCGAAGACCTCGATCTGCTGAACAGTGTGCTCGGCAATATTGCCGGTCGCACCATCTGTGCGCTCGGCGATGCGGCAGCCTTCCCGGTGCAGAGCTTCATCAAGCACTTCGGCAAGGAATTCGAGTACCACATTGAAAACAAGACCTGTCTGGTTCCCAAGGATGTGCAATGGGCAGGCAGTGGCTTCCACAAGATTCCGGCCTGA
- the nuoE gene encoding NADH-quinone oxidoreductase subunit NuoE codes for MFSAETLQKFAREVAKYPADQKQSASMACLAHAQEEKGWLAPESIEAVANYLGMPPMAAYEVASFYNMYDLKPVGKYKITVCTNLPCALSGGYHAGEYLQQKLGVGYGETTPDGKFTLKEGECMGACGDAPVFIVNNRSMCSHMHPEQIDKLLEECK; via the coding sequence ATGTTTTCCGCTGAAACCCTCCAGAAGTTTGCCCGCGAGGTCGCCAAGTACCCCGCCGATCAAAAACAATCGGCGTCGATGGCCTGTCTCGCTCACGCCCAAGAAGAAAAAGGCTGGCTGGCCCCCGAGTCCATCGAGGCCGTTGCCAACTATCTTGGTATGCCGCCGATGGCGGCTTACGAAGTGGCCTCTTTCTACAACATGTATGACCTGAAGCCGGTCGGCAAGTACAAGATCACGGTCTGTACCAACCTGCCTTGCGCGCTGTCGGGCGGCTACCATGCCGGCGAATATCTACAGCAGAAGCTGGGTGTTGGCTACGGTGAAACGACACCGGACGGCAAATTCACATTGAAGGAAGGCGAATGCATGGGGGCCTGCGGTGATGCGCCGGTCTTCATCGTCAACAACCGCTCGATGTGCAGCCACATGCACCCGGAACAGATCGACAAGCTGCTTGAGGAGTGCAAATAA
- the ftsH gene encoding ATP-dependent zinc metalloprotease FtsH — MNNMFKNLAIWLVIGLVLMTVFNQFNNRQVATGAVEYSQFIEEVKAGRISKVVMEGRTLKATTSEGKRITSYAPPDLWLVSDLLKNGVKIEAKPEEEPSFLMNLFVSWFPMLLLIGVWVFFMRQMQGGGKGGAFSFGKSKARMMDESTNIITFADVAGCDEAKEEVQEIVDFLRDPSKFQKLGGRIPKGVLMVGNPGTGKTLLAKAIAGEAKVPFFSISGSDFVEMFVGVGAARVRDMFENAKKHAPCIIFIDEIDAVGRHRGAGLGGGNDEREQTLNQLLVEMDGFEGHTGIIVIAATNRPDILDPALLRPGRFDRQVVVPLPDIRGREEILKVHMRKVPIAGDVKADVIARGTPGFSGADLANLVNEAALFAARRNKRLVDMDDFEMAKDKIMMGAERRSMVMTEDEKMNTAYHESGHAVVAKLVPKSDPVHKVTIIPRGRALGLTMQLPEQDRYAYDREYLMSRIAVLFGGRIAEELFMNQMTTGASNDFERATAMARDMVTRYGMSDLGVMVYGENEGEVFLGRSVTQHKNVSEATMQKVDSEIRRIIDQQYALARQLLEENRDKVEAMTKALLEWETIDADQIDDIMASKPPRPPKPSQGASRATTPTDTPGAEPSATAPA; from the coding sequence TTGAACAACATGTTCAAAAACCTCGCAATCTGGCTGGTCATTGGTCTTGTACTGATGACGGTCTTTAATCAGTTTAACAACCGTCAGGTTGCGACCGGTGCCGTCGAATACTCTCAATTCATCGAGGAAGTGAAGGCTGGCCGTATTTCCAAGGTGGTCATGGAAGGCCGCACGCTAAAGGCGACAACGAGCGAAGGCAAGCGCATTACCTCCTATGCGCCGCCCGATCTCTGGCTGGTCTCCGATCTGCTGAAGAATGGCGTCAAGATTGAAGCCAAGCCGGAAGAAGAGCCTTCATTCCTGATGAACCTCTTCGTCAGCTGGTTCCCGATGCTGCTGTTGATCGGCGTCTGGGTCTTTTTCATGCGCCAGATGCAGGGCGGCGGCAAGGGCGGGGCTTTCTCGTTCGGCAAGTCGAAGGCTCGGATGATGGATGAGTCGACCAACATCATCACTTTTGCTGATGTGGCCGGTTGTGACGAAGCCAAGGAGGAAGTTCAGGAAATTGTCGATTTCCTGCGTGATCCCTCCAAGTTCCAGAAACTCGGTGGCCGCATTCCCAAGGGCGTGTTGATGGTCGGCAACCCGGGTACTGGCAAGACGCTGCTCGCCAAGGCTATTGCGGGCGAAGCCAAGGTGCCGTTCTTCAGCATTTCTGGTTCCGACTTCGTTGAAATGTTCGTCGGTGTTGGTGCTGCTCGCGTTCGCGACATGTTCGAAAACGCCAAGAAGCACGCGCCATGCATCATCTTCATTGATGAAATCGATGCGGTCGGTCGTCATCGTGGTGCTGGTCTGGGTGGTGGCAACGACGAGCGTGAGCAGACCTTGAACCAGTTGCTGGTTGAGATGGATGGTTTCGAAGGCCATACCGGCATCATCGTCATTGCTGCGACCAACCGTCCGGATATTCTCGATCCGGCTCTGCTGCGTCCGGGCCGCTTCGACCGCCAGGTCGTCGTGCCGCTGCCTGACATCCGCGGCCGTGAGGAAATCCTCAAGGTTCATATGCGCAAGGTGCCCATCGCCGGCGACGTCAAGGCTGACGTCATCGCTCGCGGTACGCCTGGCTTCTCTGGTGCCGACTTGGCCAATCTGGTCAATGAAGCCGCCCTGTTCGCCGCCCGCCGAAACAAGCGGCTGGTCGATATGGATGACTTCGAGATGGCTAAGGACAAGATCATGATGGGCGCCGAGCGCCGCAGCATGGTGATGACTGAAGACGAGAAGATGAATACGGCCTACCACGAATCCGGTCACGCCGTAGTTGCCAAGCTGGTGCCCAAGTCTGATCCGGTGCATAAAGTGACGATCATCCCGCGCGGCCGCGCCCTGGGGCTGACCATGCAGCTGCCGGAACAGGATCGCTACGCCTATGACCGGGAATACCTGATGAGCCGTATTGCCGTGCTGTTCGGCGGACGGATTGCAGAGGAGCTGTTCATGAACCAGATGACCACTGGCGCTTCGAATGACTTCGAACGGGCAACTGCAATGGCTCGTGACATGGTGACCCGCTATGGCATGTCCGACCTGGGTGTAATGGTCTACGGTGAAAACGAGGGTGAGGTTTTCCTCGGGCGCTCGGTGACTCAGCACAAGAATGTTTCCGAAGCGACCATGCAGAAGGTCGACTCTGAAATTCGTCGAATTATCGATCAGCAGTACGCTTTGGCACGCCAACTGCTGGAAGAAAATCGCGACAAGGTTGAAGCGATGACCAAGGCCTTGCTCGAGTGGGAAACCATCGACGCAGACCAGATCGATGACATCATGGCCAGCAAACCTCCGCGTCCGCCAAAGCCGTCTCAGGGGGCATCGCGCGCGACGACGCCAACGGATACACCGGGAGCCGAGCCAAGTGCTACGGCGCCAGCCTGA
- the rlmE gene encoding 23S rRNA (uridine(2552)-2'-O)-methyltransferase RlmE, with protein sequence MKRTRTSKAWMREHINDTYVQLAKKEGWRSRAAFKLMEMDDKDKLLKPGEVVVDLGATPGGWSQVAVKRVGDGGLVFALDLLEMEPIHGVQFIQGDFREDDVLQQLEEKLGERRVGLVMSDMAPNMSGVPLVDQARIMHLAELGLEFSRAHLKPEGAFLVKVFQGTDYETFLGQMRATFKTVAVRKPDASRDRSPELYLLGRTLR encoded by the coding sequence ATGAAAAGAACCAGAACCAGCAAAGCTTGGATGCGTGAGCATATCAACGACACCTACGTGCAGCTCGCAAAGAAAGAGGGATGGCGTTCCCGTGCCGCTTTCAAGCTGATGGAGATGGACGACAAAGACAAGCTACTCAAGCCTGGCGAGGTCGTGGTCGACCTCGGGGCCACGCCGGGAGGGTGGTCACAGGTCGCCGTCAAGCGAGTTGGTGATGGTGGCCTCGTGTTTGCCCTTGACCTGCTGGAGATGGAGCCAATTCATGGCGTTCAGTTCATTCAGGGTGATTTTCGTGAGGACGACGTGCTGCAGCAACTGGAAGAAAAGCTGGGTGAGCGTCGGGTGGGGCTTGTAATGTCGGATATGGCCCCCAATATGTCAGGAGTCCCCCTTGTCGATCAGGCGCGCATCATGCATCTGGCCGAGTTGGGCCTGGAGTTTTCGCGGGCTCACCTGAAACCAGAGGGAGCTTTTCTGGTCAAAGTCTTTCAGGGAACAGATTACGAGACATTTTTGGGGCAGATGCGTGCGACCTTCAAGACTGTCGCGGTAAGAAAACCCGATGCGTCACGCGACCGTAGCCCCGAGCTTTATTTGCTCGGGCGCACATTGCGCTGA
- a CDS encoding NADH-quinone oxidoreductase subunit D, translated as MADIRNFTLNFGPQHPAAHGVLRLVLELDGEVVQRADPHIGLLHRATEKLAETRTWVQSVPYMDRLDYVSMMCNEHAYCLATEKLLGIEVPERGKYIRVMFDEVTRILNHLLWIGCHALDVGAMTMALYTFREREDLMDVYEAVSGARMHAAYYRPGGVYRDLPDRMPQYQESTWTNAKKAAEKNENRSGSVLDFLEDFTNRFPTYHSEYHTLLTDNRIWKQRLVNVGVVTPERALQMGFTGAMLRGSGIAWDLRKKQPYAAYDKINFDVPVGVNGDSYDRYLVRMEEMIQSNNIIKQCIAWLRKNPGPVITDNNKVAPPPRENMKTNMEELIHHFKLFTEGIHVPAGEAYAAVEHPKGEFGIYFVSDGANKPYRMKIRAPGFVHLAGLDEMSRGHMIADVVTIIGSQDIVFGEIDR; from the coding sequence ATGGCTGACATCCGCAATTTCACACTCAACTTTGGTCCGCAGCACCCAGCAGCACACGGTGTGCTGCGTTTGGTGCTTGAACTGGATGGCGAAGTCGTCCAACGCGCCGACCCGCATATCGGCCTGCTACACCGGGCGACCGAGAAGCTTGCCGAAACCCGGACCTGGGTTCAGTCTGTGCCCTATATGGATCGTCTCGACTACGTCTCGATGATGTGTAACGAGCATGCCTACTGTCTAGCCACTGAAAAGCTGCTTGGCATCGAAGTGCCGGAGCGCGGCAAGTACATCCGGGTTATGTTCGATGAAGTGACGCGTATTCTCAACCATCTGCTGTGGATCGGCTGTCATGCGCTGGACGTCGGTGCGATGACCATGGCGCTCTACACCTTCCGCGAACGCGAAGACCTGATGGACGTCTACGAGGCTGTTTCCGGTGCCCGGATGCACGCTGCCTACTATCGTCCGGGTGGCGTCTATCGCGATCTTCCGGACCGCATGCCGCAGTATCAGGAATCGACCTGGACCAATGCCAAGAAGGCGGCCGAGAAGAACGAAAACCGAAGCGGTTCAGTGCTCGACTTCCTCGAGGATTTCACCAATCGCTTCCCGACTTACCATTCCGAATACCACACCCTGCTGACTGACAACCGGATCTGGAAGCAGCGTCTGGTCAATGTTGGCGTCGTGACGCCGGAGCGGGCCCTGCAGATGGGCTTCACCGGCGCTATGCTGCGCGGTTCCGGCATCGCCTGGGATTTGCGCAAGAAGCAGCCCTACGCTGCCTACGACAAGATCAATTTCGATGTGCCGGTGGGCGTCAATGGCGATAGCTATGACCGCTACTTGGTTCGTATGGAAGAAATGATCCAGTCGAACAACATCATCAAGCAATGTATCGCCTGGCTACGCAAGAATCCTGGCCCGGTGATTACAGACAACAACAAGGTGGCGCCGCCGCCGCGCGAAAACATGAAGACCAACATGGAGGAGTTGATTCACCACTTCAAGCTCTTCACCGAAGGTATCCATGTCCCGGCAGGCGAGGCTTATGCGGCAGTCGAACATCCCAAGGGCGAGTTCGGCATCTACTTTGTTTCCGATGGTGCCAACAAGCCTTACCGCATGAAGATTCGTGCGCCGGGCTTTGTCCACCTGGCCGGTCTGGATGAAATGTCCAGAGGCCACATGATTGCCGACGTCGTTACGATTATCGGTTCCCAAGATATTGTTTTTGGCGAGATTGACCGCTGA
- the secG gene encoding preprotein translocase subunit SecG: MNWLFSLVLTAHILVAIVIIVLVLMQHGKGADMGAAFGSGASGSLFGATGSANFLSRTTGILAAVFFVTSLTLAYIGSNKPKTSGSLMQEPVQSQPVSQPAPAGAESPSAPVEAGSKAKDVPR; this comes from the coding sequence ATGAACTGGCTTTTTTCTCTTGTCCTGACGGCCCACATTTTGGTGGCGATCGTGATTATTGTTCTCGTATTGATGCAGCATGGCAAGGGGGCGGATATGGGGGCTGCGTTTGGTAGCGGCGCCTCTGGTAGTCTTTTTGGCGCAACCGGTTCGGCTAATTTTCTTAGTCGTACGACGGGTATTCTGGCTGCCGTCTTTTTTGTAACAAGTCTGACATTGGCCTATATCGGGTCCAATAAGCCAAAAACGTCTGGCAGTCTGATGCAGGAACCGGTACAATCGCAGCCTGTTTCGCAGCCTGCTCCGGCCGGCGCTGAATCGCCTTCTGCTCCTGTTGAAGCGGGGTCCAAGGCGAAAGATGTTCCGAGGTAA
- the folP gene encoding dihydropteroate synthase translates to MKKIRCGHFLLTLDRPLLMGIVNLTPDSFSGDGLVGDVDRAIRHAHHQFEAGADILDIGAESSRPGAIPTPENEELRRLIPVLREISAWGVPVSVDTYKPAVMHAALEAGATMINDITGMAHPEALAVVAASDCAVCLMHMQGEPGTMQQAPAYEDVVSEVKSFLRAAVQRCRYFGIAEDRLIVDPGFGFGKTQDHNLTLFRGLDEGLVGDLPILVGVSRKSMLGAITGRPVGERLSASVAAALIAAQKNAKILRVHDVAATKDALAVWSAIEKGISQ, encoded by the coding sequence ATGAAAAAAATTCGCTGCGGCCATTTTCTGCTTACCCTTGATCGCCCTCTGTTGATGGGGATTGTTAATTTGACACCCGATTCATTCTCCGGAGATGGTTTGGTGGGTGATGTCGATCGGGCTATCAGGCATGCTCACCATCAATTTGAGGCGGGGGCTGATATTCTCGATATCGGTGCCGAGTCGTCTCGGCCGGGCGCCATCCCGACGCCCGAGAATGAAGAATTGAGGCGTTTGATTCCGGTTCTCCGAGAGATTTCAGCGTGGGGGGTTCCGGTATCGGTTGATACCTACAAACCTGCTGTAATGCATGCGGCGCTTGAGGCTGGTGCGACCATGATTAACGACATCACCGGTATGGCTCATCCAGAAGCCCTGGCTGTAGTGGCAGCCAGTGACTGTGCGGTATGTCTCATGCACATGCAGGGCGAGCCAGGAACGATGCAGCAGGCACCCGCCTACGAAGATGTCGTCAGCGAAGTTAAAAGCTTCCTGAGGGCCGCTGTTCAGCGTTGTCGGTACTTCGGTATCGCCGAAGATCGGCTGATTGTCGATCCTGGTTTCGGCTTTGGTAAAACTCAGGATCACAATCTGACTCTTTTTCGGGGGTTGGATGAAGGGCTTGTTGGTGATCTGCCGATTCTGGTTGGCGTCTCCAGGAAGTCGATGCTAGGCGCAATTACCGGGCGTCCCGTCGGTGAGCGATTGTCTGCCAGTGTTGCAGCTGCCCTCATTGCGGCACAAAAAAATGCGAAAATACTACGTGTGCATGATGTGGCAGCAACCAAGGATGCCTTGGCTGTCTGGTCGGCAATCGAAAAGGGGATTTCGCAGTGA
- the tpiA gene encoding triose-phosphate isomerase, producing MRRKLVAGNWKMHGGLQQNAELLERIKAGVSGVACEVAVCPPYPYLGQVQSLFSGSSLVWGAQSVSEHPSGAFTGEVAASMLLEFGCRYVLVGHSERRALYGETDAVVAAKFDAARTAGLVPVLCVGETLAEREAGLTGAVIARQLSAVLDCSGVAAMASAVVAYEPVWAIGTGVTASPVQAQEVHAAIRAQIAAQDRQVANGLRILYGGSVKPQNAVELFGQLDIDGGLIGGAALVADDFLAICLAAN from the coding sequence ATGCGTAGAAAGCTCGTTGCAGGTAACTGGAAGATGCATGGCGGCCTTCAGCAGAATGCGGAGTTGCTTGAGCGTATCAAAGCTGGCGTCTCCGGGGTGGCTTGTGAAGTTGCTGTGTGTCCTCCTTATCCTTATCTTGGGCAGGTGCAATCGCTTTTCTCAGGGTCGTCGCTGGTTTGGGGGGCGCAGTCCGTAAGCGAGCACCCTTCAGGTGCGTTTACCGGCGAAGTGGCGGCTTCCATGTTGCTCGAGTTTGGTTGTCGCTATGTCTTGGTGGGGCACTCTGAGCGTCGTGCGCTGTATGGCGAAACCGATGCGGTTGTTGCAGCAAAATTCGATGCGGCTCGAACGGCTGGTCTGGTGCCTGTCTTGTGTGTAGGAGAGACGCTGGCTGAGCGCGAGGCTGGGTTGACGGGTGCTGTTATTGCCCGTCAGTTATCGGCCGTCTTGGATTGTTCTGGTGTTGCGGCCATGGCTTCGGCGGTGGTTGCTTATGAACCGGTTTGGGCAATCGGGACGGGGGTGACGGCCTCTCCGGTGCAAGCTCAAGAGGTGCATGCAGCGATCCGTGCTCAGATTGCGGCGCAGGATCGTCAGGTGGCGAATGGTTTGCGTATTTTGTATGGTGGTAGTGTCAAGCCACAGAATGCGGTGGAGTTGTTTGGGCAGCTTGATATCGATGGTGGTTTGATCGGTGGTGCTGCCTTGGTTGCGGATGATTTTCTGGCGATTTGCCTTGCGGCAAATTGA
- a CDS encoding NADH-quinone oxidoreductase subunit A: MMENYFPILMFVLVGVAIGVLPVAMGFILAPSRPDPEKLSPYECGFEAFEDARMKFDVRFYLIAILFILFDLEIAFLFPWASIFKDIVATESIKMFGFVEMLVFVAILVIGYVYAWAKGALEWE, translated from the coding sequence ATGATGGAAAACTACTTTCCAATTCTGATGTTCGTTCTGGTGGGGGTTGCAATTGGCGTTTTGCCGGTTGCTATGGGCTTTATTCTGGCCCCCAGCCGTCCGGACCCGGAAAAGCTATCACCCTATGAGTGTGGCTTTGAGGCATTCGAAGATGCGCGCATGAAATTTGATGTGCGCTTCTATTTGATTGCAATTCTTTTCATTTTGTTCGATTTGGAAATTGCCTTCCTGTTTCCTTGGGCGTCGATTTTTAAAGATATCGTCGCTACTGAATCGATCAAGATGTTCGGTTTTGTTGAAATGCTGGTATTCGTTGCCATTCTGGTCATTGGTTATGTCTATGCCTGGGCCAAGGGCGCGCTGGAATGGGAATGA
- the glmM gene encoding phosphoglucosamine mutase, whose protein sequence is MTRKYFGTDGVRGRVGQSPITPDFVMRLGYSAGKALLGRSDMPTGDRPSVLIGKDTRLSGYMLESALEAGFSAAGVEVCLVGPLPTPAVAYLTRALRLQAGIVISASHNPYYDNGIKFFSAQGTKLPDEVERAIEEGIDQPMVCAPPADLGRVRRIEDARGRYIEFCKSTFPNDMDLRGLKIVVDCAHGAAYHIAPSVFHELGAEVVSIGVQPNGLNINDAVGATAPKALCEAVLANRADLGIALDGDADRLQMVDAEGNLYDGDQLLYAIVRSRARSAPVKGVVGTLMSNLALEHGLGKLNIPFARTAVGDRYVVEMLNEKGWLFGGENSGHILTLDRHTTGDGIVAALQVLAALREAGGSLKQVLSGLVLYPQRLINVPVSRGFSWKEHPAIVAALAEAEAGLQGRGRVLLRASGTEPLLRVMVEGEDAAEVACAAEKLAAVVRESAQSNC, encoded by the coding sequence GTGACTAGAAAATATTTTGGTACCGATGGTGTCCGGGGGCGGGTTGGTCAATCGCCGATAACGCCCGATTTCGTGATGCGTCTTGGCTATTCGGCAGGCAAGGCATTGCTTGGTCGAAGCGATATGCCGACTGGAGACCGCCCGTCGGTGCTGATCGGCAAGGATACCCGTCTTTCGGGGTACATGCTTGAATCGGCCCTTGAGGCCGGTTTTTCTGCGGCTGGCGTTGAGGTTTGCCTGGTTGGTCCCTTGCCAACCCCCGCTGTGGCCTACTTGACCCGTGCCTTGCGTCTCCAGGCAGGCATCGTCATTTCGGCGTCGCACAATCCCTATTACGATAACGGCATTAAATTCTTCTCGGCGCAGGGTACAAAGTTGCCGGATGAAGTCGAGCGTGCCATTGAAGAAGGGATTGATCAGCCGATGGTTTGTGCGCCACCGGCGGATTTGGGAAGGGTTCGGCGGATTGAGGATGCGCGTGGCCGCTACATCGAATTCTGCAAAAGCACTTTTCCCAACGACATGGATCTGCGCGGGCTGAAAATCGTCGTCGATTGTGCTCATGGTGCTGCTTATCACATTGCGCCAAGTGTCTTTCACGAGCTGGGTGCTGAGGTGGTAAGCATCGGTGTTCAGCCCAATGGCCTGAATATCAACGATGCGGTCGGGGCAACGGCACCCAAGGCATTATGTGAGGCAGTTCTCGCCAATCGCGCTGACCTCGGTATTGCGCTGGATGGCGATGCGGACCGTCTGCAAATGGTGGATGCGGAAGGCAATCTCTACGACGGCGACCAGTTGCTGTACGCCATCGTCCGTAGTCGTGCCCGTAGTGCTCCTGTAAAAGGCGTTGTCGGCACGCTGATGAGCAATCTTGCCTTGGAGCATGGACTCGGCAAGCTGAATATTCCCTTTGCCCGAACTGCGGTTGGTGACCGCTATGTCGTAGAAATGCTCAACGAAAAAGGTTGGCTCTTCGGTGGCGAAAATTCGGGTCATATCCTGACCCTGGATCGCCACACGACGGGGGACGGTATTGTCGCGGCATTGCAGGTCCTGGCTGCCTTGCGTGAGGCGGGAGGTAGCCTGAAACAAGTCTTGAGTGGCCTGGTTTTGTACCCTCAGAGGCTAATCAATGTGCCAGTGTCACGCGGGTTTTCTTGGAAGGAGCATCCAGCGATTGTGGCTGCACTTGCTGAAGCTGAGGCTGGCCTTCAGGGGCGGGGCAGGGTGCTGCTGCGTGCTTCGGGAACAGAGCCTCTGCTAAGAGTCATGGTCGAGGGTGAGGATGCCGCAGAGGTCGCGTGCGCGGCCGAAAAACTGGCTGCTGTGGTTCGCGAATCGGCGCAGTCGAATTGCTGA